The following coding sequences are from one Alkalibaculum bacchi window:
- a CDS encoding SLC13 family permease: MKSTALIIFGVTYVLLLLLPKMRSYISIASAALFIYLGIVPIYKALQYINWNAILMIAGTMGIVSLFIESKMPDKLADILISRMPNVKWVVVALSLFAGLVSAFVDNVATVLMIAPVAITISKKLNISPIAMIISISVSSNLQGAATLVGDTTSILLAAQADMNFMDFFFYNGRPGLFWIVQIGALLSIVVLLYLFRRDLQHIKIKSETKVEDYFPTVLLLSMISLLILASFMPHKPEISNGFICMSLFIIGSLKYDLKYQNFNTLRTHVKEIDFYTIALLIGLFVLIGGLTEVGMIEDIGKLFVRLSNDNVFVIYTIIVWASVLFSGFVDNIPYVATMLPVTASIASFLAIDPTVLYFGLLIGATLGGNLTPIGASANITGIGILRKEGWNVDTGSFMKIGVPFTLSAVISGYILVWILFGI, translated from the coding sequence ATGAAAAGTACTGCACTTATTATTTTTGGTGTAACGTATGTTTTATTGTTGCTATTACCAAAGATGAGATCCTACATATCAATTGCTTCTGCTGCACTATTTATATATTTAGGAATTGTTCCAATATATAAGGCATTACAATACATCAATTGGAATGCTATTTTAATGATTGCAGGAACTATGGGGATTGTCTCCTTATTTATTGAATCTAAAATGCCTGACAAATTAGCAGATATACTCATCTCTCGAATGCCCAATGTCAAATGGGTCGTAGTAGCCTTGTCCTTGTTTGCAGGGCTGGTTTCAGCATTCGTAGATAATGTAGCTACGGTTTTAATGATAGCACCAGTTGCTATAACCATCTCTAAAAAATTAAATATTTCACCAATTGCTATGATTATCTCTATATCAGTATCTTCAAACTTGCAAGGTGCAGCTACTTTAGTAGGTGATACGACCTCAATCCTCTTAGCTGCTCAAGCAGATATGAATTTTATGGATTTTTTCTTCTACAATGGTAGACCTGGTTTGTTTTGGATTGTGCAGATAGGTGCCCTTTTATCTATAGTGGTTTTACTCTATCTTTTCCGAAGGGACCTTCAGCATATTAAGATTAAGTCAGAAACAAAAGTAGAAGACTATTTTCCAACAGTTTTGCTTCTTAGCATGATTAGTCTGTTAATATTGGCATCTTTTATGCCCCATAAACCAGAAATAAGCAATGGTTTTATATGCATGAGCTTATTTATAATAGGCTCTTTGAAATATGATCTTAAGTACCAAAATTTTAATACACTTCGTACTCATGTCAAAGAAATTGATTTTTACACTATTGCATTATTAATAGGTCTATTTGTCTTAATAGGTGGACTAACAGAAGTAGGAATGATTGAAGACATCGGCAAACTCTTTGTCCGTTTAAGTAATGATAATGTATTTGTCATATATACTATAATCGTCTGGGCCTCTGTGTTGTTTTCAGGTTTTGTTGATAATATCCCATATGTAGCAACTATGTTGCCTGTAACAGCGAGTATTGCATCTTTTCTAGCAATTGATCCGACAGTTCTTTACTTTGGTTTACTGATTGGTGCCACTTTAGGAGGCAATCTTACACCTATTGGTGCTTCGGCAAATATTACAGGAATTGGCATTCTGCGTAAAGAGGGGTGGAATGTAGATACCGGTAGCTTTATGAAGATTGGCGTTCCATTTACACTATCTGCAGTCATATCAGGTTATATTCTAGTTTGGATTTTGTTTGGAATATAA
- a CDS encoding nucleoid-associated protein, which translates to MSEEVTIKRAILHIIDNAGGISVISDKTIDLSYEIQEYLTKHIKKCFTDIEAKKTMFKNESLNNFLSTLENFTQEDDFLTMSKQIANLFINFITNGTSIPSCDLLIVDFVCDSVTYLGILKFNYKYGYIHHVEAGDGICNTIIKQPCCLPLESQKLDEFVIVNLLDFSLIVKERKYEINGIKENYITTYLLKSKLVKSDKEIVDIVEKTAHAIIQEEYNGDMDKLNTFRKVIADDFINNNEIDLVNIAEATFDDTAGKTAFKQGIEKAGIQESKIKISPYAEKRIVKKHKLITDNGIEISIPSTYVGDSDVVEFINNVNGTVSIMIKNVEKFNNK; encoded by the coding sequence ATGAGCGAAGAAGTAACGATTAAAAGAGCTATTTTACATATCATTGACAATGCCGGAGGAATTTCTGTTATTTCAGACAAAACAATTGATTTATCTTATGAGATACAAGAATACCTTACGAAGCATATAAAGAAGTGTTTTACAGATATTGAAGCAAAGAAAACCATGTTTAAAAATGAATCATTAAATAATTTTCTGTCAACGCTGGAGAATTTTACTCAAGAAGATGATTTTTTAACTATGAGCAAACAGATTGCTAATTTGTTTATAAACTTTATTACAAATGGCACCTCTATTCCATCATGTGATCTGCTAATTGTAGATTTTGTTTGTGATAGCGTTACATATTTGGGTATCTTAAAATTTAATTATAAGTATGGTTATATACACCATGTTGAAGCAGGGGATGGTATATGCAATACGATTATTAAACAACCTTGTTGTTTACCACTTGAATCTCAGAAACTTGATGAATTTGTCATTGTAAATCTACTTGATTTTTCTCTTATTGTTAAAGAGCGAAAATATGAAATCAATGGGATAAAAGAAAATTATATTACAACATATCTTTTAAAATCTAAACTCGTAAAATCTGATAAGGAGATTGTAGATATCGTGGAGAAGACTGCCCATGCAATCATTCAAGAAGAATATAATGGAGATATGGATAAGTTAAATACTTTTCGAAAAGTCATTGCAGATGATTTTATCAATAACAATGAAATAGATTTAGTTAATATTGCAGAGGCAACCTTTGACGATACAGCTGGGAAAACTGCATTTAAACAGGGAATCGAAAAAGCTGGTATACAAGAATCAAAGATAAAAATTAGCCCTTACGCCGAAAAGCGAATTGTAAAAAAACATAAATTAATCACAGATAATGGAATTGAAATAAGCATTCCATCTACATACGTAGGAGATTCAGATGTGGTGGAGTTTATCAACAATGTAAATGGAACTGTATCTATAATGATTAAGAATGTAGAGAAGTTTAATAATAAATAA
- a CDS encoding DUF523 domain-containing protein yields the protein MILVSACLAGCNCKYNGKNNNVDQIQELVKANKAITVCPEVLGGLPTPRHPAEIQVKNGEIYVINKVGEDLTNEFLKGAEKTLEIARDLMPSKIILKSKSPSCGFGTIYDGTFTGTLKEGNGLTADLLYKNGFNIEEI from the coding sequence ATGATCTTAGTTAGCGCTTGTTTGGCAGGATGCAATTGTAAGTACAATGGAAAAAATAATAATGTGGATCAAATTCAAGAATTGGTAAAAGCAAATAAAGCTATAACAGTATGCCCCGAAGTGCTAGGAGGGCTACCAACGCCGAGACACCCTGCAGAGATACAAGTCAAAAATGGGGAAATTTATGTAATAAATAAAGTCGGCGAGGATCTCACTAATGAATTTCTAAAAGGGGCAGAAAAAACCTTAGAAATTGCAAGAGATTTAATGCCAAGCAAAATTATATTAAAGTCTAAAAGTCCTTCCTGCGGCTTTGGTACCATCTATGATGGTACCTTTACAGGTACATTAAAAGAAGGAAATGGCCTAACGGCAGATCTTCTTTACAAAAATGGATTTAATATAGAAGAGATTTAG
- a CDS encoding pyridoxal phosphate-dependent aminotransferase: MFSENMVQKLESSSWIRVMFEEGNRLAKIYGADKVYDYSLGNPFDEPPAEVQESLLKHITSGEPGLHKYMSNSGYGDVRAKIAKKLQEESTVSISDNNIVMTVGAAGGLNVVLKSLLNEGEEVMVFAPYFVDYGSYVSNFGGKTVVVPANTETFEPNIEEFEKRINAKTKAIILNTPNNPTGVVYSEEILKRIEEILQKKGKEFNTTIYVISDEPYSKIVYDDIKVPSIISIFQNAIVVDSFSKSLGLAGERIGYIAASSNIEDISTLVNVFIYCTRVLGFVNAPALFQKVVGDCLYVKPNVEDYKAKRDFLYENLVRIGFKVNKPQGAFYLFPKALISNDIEFTQAATKHNLLLVPGSGFGCPGYFRMSYCVNFDMIRNSIPAFERLAEDFK, translated from the coding sequence ATGTTTTCAGAAAACATGGTTCAAAAATTAGAAAGTTCTTCATGGATAAGGGTGATGTTTGAAGAGGGAAACCGACTTGCTAAAATATACGGAGCGGATAAGGTTTATGATTATAGTCTAGGTAATCCTTTTGATGAGCCTCCAGCAGAAGTACAAGAATCCTTATTAAAGCATATAACTAGTGGAGAACCAGGATTACACAAATATATGAGTAACAGTGGATATGGGGATGTAAGAGCAAAGATCGCAAAAAAACTCCAAGAAGAGAGCACGGTTAGCATATCAGACAATAATATAGTCATGACTGTAGGGGCAGCTGGTGGTTTAAATGTCGTTTTGAAATCACTATTAAATGAAGGCGAAGAAGTAATGGTTTTTGCTCCTTATTTTGTAGATTACGGTTCTTATGTTAGTAATTTTGGTGGAAAAACCGTTGTAGTGCCAGCTAATACAGAGACTTTTGAACCTAATATAGAAGAATTTGAAAAGAGGATAAATGCAAAAACCAAAGCAATTATATTAAATACTCCAAATAACCCTACTGGAGTTGTTTACAGTGAAGAAATTCTTAAAAGAATCGAAGAGATTCTTCAAAAAAAAGGGAAGGAATTTAATACTACTATTTACGTCATTTCTGACGAACCTTATAGCAAAATTGTCTACGATGATATTAAAGTACCTTCTATTATTAGTATATTTCAAAACGCTATTGTAGTAGACTCTTTTAGTAAATCTTTAGGTTTAGCTGGGGAACGTATTGGTTATATTGCTGCTAGTAGCAATATTGAAGACATTTCCACATTAGTAAATGTCTTTATATACTGTACTCGAGTCTTAGGTTTTGTTAATGCTCCTGCATTGTTTCAAAAAGTCGTAGGGGACTGTTTATACGTGAAACCAAATGTTGAAGATTATAAAGCAAAAAGAGACTTTTTATACGAAAACTTGGTGCGAATAGGCTTTAAAGTAAATAAACCTCAGGGGGCCTTTTATCTATTTCCAAAAGCATTAATTTCAAATGATATAGAATTTACACAAGCAGCTACAAAACATAATCTCCTCTTAGTTCCTGGATCTGGTTTTGGGTGCCCGGGATATTTTAGAATGTCCTACTGTGTAAATTTTGATATGATACGAAATTCAATACCAGCTTTTGAAAGACTAGCAGAAGATTTCAAATAA
- a CDS encoding uroporphyrinogen decarboxylase family protein codes for MLTKRQNLVEVMKGGNPDRFVKQYECFNMIMNTPITRKKPPIGGEIVNEWGVTTRWPEGQIGAFPVHDEEHTVVKDITKWRDVVKAPNIKFPAEAWAAAKASAAAVDRTEQYCTVFVAPGLFEHVHYLMSMEEALMAFYEEPEAMHELIEYLTDWEIELAKEFITHLKPDALFHHDDWGSQINSFLSPSMFEEFFLEPYKRIYGFYKENGVELVVHHSDSYAANLVPFMIEMGIDIWQGVMKTNNIAELIQKYGSQITFMGGLHSGEIDFPGWTQDIIATEVEKACTEYGKLYYIPGSSQGLAISSFPGVYEATDEEIEKMSKKMF; via the coding sequence ATGTTAACAAAAAGACAAAATTTAGTTGAAGTTATGAAGGGTGGAAACCCTGATAGATTCGTAAAACAATACGAGTGTTTCAATATGATTATGAATACTCCTATTACTCGTAAAAAACCACCGATAGGTGGAGAAATTGTTAACGAGTGGGGTGTTACAACAAGATGGCCAGAAGGTCAAATTGGTGCATTTCCAGTACATGATGAAGAACATACTGTTGTAAAGGATATCACTAAGTGGAGAGATGTAGTAAAAGCTCCTAATATTAAATTCCCTGCAGAAGCTTGGGCTGCTGCGAAAGCTTCTGCAGCAGCTGTTGATAGAACTGAACAATACTGTACAGTTTTTGTTGCTCCCGGTCTTTTCGAACACGTACATTACTTAATGAGCATGGAAGAAGCTTTAATGGCATTCTATGAAGAGCCAGAAGCAATGCATGAATTAATTGAATACCTTACAGATTGGGAAATTGAACTTGCTAAGGAATTTATCACTCACTTAAAGCCAGATGCGCTTTTCCATCATGATGACTGGGGTAGCCAAATCAACTCATTCTTATCCCCTTCTATGTTTGAAGAATTTTTCCTTGAACCATATAAGAGAATTTATGGATTCTACAAAGAAAATGGCGTTGAACTAGTTGTTCACCATAGTGATAGCTATGCTGCAAACCTTGTACCATTTATGATTGAAATGGGCATTGATATTTGGCAAGGTGTCATGAAGACAAACAATATTGCTGAATTAATCCAAAAATACGGCAGTCAAATTACATTCATGGGTGGATTACACAGTGGAGAAATCGACTTCCCAGGATGGACGCAAGACATTATAGCTACAGAAGTAGAAAAAGCGTGTACAGAATACGGAAAATTATACTACATTCCTGGTTCAAGCCAAGGTCTAGCAATCAGCTCATTCCCAGGCGTATATGAAGCTACTGATGAAGAAATTGAAAAAATGTCAAAAAAAATGTTCTAG